A stretch of Pseudomonas sp. CCC3.1 DNA encodes these proteins:
- the tolR gene encoding protein TolR, whose translation MLARPQRKHGPKAEMNVVPYIDVMLVLLVIFMVTAPMLTQGVKIDLPKVASEALANDTQQKILTLSVKAEGGYYWNLGSELDTKNQTDSAVSLEELQAKIAQVVAHDGDTQVYIRADNEAGYGSVVKAMAALQQGGVTNLGLVTEAPQ comes from the coding sequence ATGCTCGCTCGACCACAACGCAAACACGGGCCGAAGGCCGAAATGAACGTAGTGCCTTACATCGACGTGATGTTGGTGCTGCTGGTGATCTTTATGGTGACCGCGCCGATGCTGACGCAAGGCGTGAAGATCGACCTGCCCAAAGTCGCCAGTGAAGCGTTGGCCAATGACACCCAGCAGAAAATCCTCACCCTGTCGGTCAAGGCCGAGGGAGGGTACTACTGGAACCTGGGCAGCGAACTGGACACCAAAAACCAGACTGACAGCGCCGTCAGTCTTGAAGAACTGCAAGCCAAGATTGCCCAGGTGGTCGCACACGATGGCGATACTCAGGTCTACATTCGCGCCGACAACGAGGCCGGTTATGGCAGCGTGGTCAAGGCCATGGCCGCCTTGCAGCAAGGTGGCGTGACCAACCTGGGGCTGGTGACAGAGGCCCCGCAATGA
- a CDS encoding DMT family transporter, with protein MGLRSILLSFGALCVSLLVACKVMTTLKSSKFGSLSSRFSKAECVLVLITMVWGVTFLLVQHALTASGPMFFVGLRFAAAATIVALFSLRSLRGMTWFEFKAGFFIGVAIMLGYGLQTIGLQTIPSSQSAFITALYVPFVPLLQWLIMGRRPGLMPSIGIVMAFTGLMLLSGPNGASLDFSHGEIATLISAIAIAAEIILIGAYAGKVDVRRVTVVQLSTASVLSFLMVVPTGEAIPDFSWLLLASAVGLGAASAMIQVAMNWAQKSVSPTRATLIYAGEPVWAGIAGRLAGERLPGIALLGAALIVAAVIVSELKTKGKASSEADEKQGNQACD; from the coding sequence ATGGGGCTGCGCAGTATACTGCTCAGCTTTGGCGCATTGTGCGTCTCTCTTCTTGTAGCGTGCAAGGTCATGACGACATTGAAATCTTCCAAATTCGGGTCTTTGAGCTCCCGTTTCAGCAAAGCGGAATGTGTGCTGGTGCTGATCACCATGGTCTGGGGCGTTACCTTTCTCTTAGTCCAGCATGCGCTGACGGCCAGCGGGCCGATGTTTTTTGTGGGGCTGCGCTTTGCCGCTGCCGCGACTATCGTGGCGTTGTTTTCGCTTCGAAGCCTGCGTGGCATGACCTGGTTCGAATTTAAAGCCGGTTTTTTCATCGGCGTGGCGATCATGCTCGGTTATGGCTTGCAAACTATTGGCCTGCAAACCATCCCCAGCAGCCAATCGGCCTTTATAACCGCTCTGTATGTGCCCTTCGTTCCGTTGCTGCAGTGGTTGATCATGGGACGCAGGCCAGGACTGATGCCAAGCATTGGTATCGTAATGGCGTTTACCGGTTTGATGTTGCTGTCCGGGCCTAATGGCGCATCGCTGGATTTCAGCCATGGCGAGATCGCAACACTGATCAGCGCAATTGCCATAGCGGCAGAAATAATCCTGATTGGCGCCTATGCTGGCAAGGTCGATGTGCGACGCGTAACAGTGGTTCAACTGAGCACGGCGTCCGTTTTGTCCTTTTTGATGGTAGTACCAACCGGTGAAGCTATTCCCGATTTTTCATGGCTGCTGCTTGCCAGCGCGGTCGGGCTGGGGGCAGCCAGCGCCATGATTCAGGTTGCAATGAACTGGGCGCAAAAAAGTGTTTCTCCGACGCGCGCGACGCTTATTTATGCGGGTGAGCCGGTATGGGCCGGGATCGCTGGGCGGCTGGCCGGTGAACGTTTACCTGGTATTGCCTTGCTTGGTGCAGCATTGATTGTTGCAGCGGTGATCGTGAGTGAGTTAAAAACAAAGGGTAAAGCGTCCAGTGAAGCTGATGAGAAGCAAGGTAACCAAGCCTGCGACTGA
- a CDS encoding Na+/H+ antiporter subunit E, which produces MKRLFPAPWLSLALWALWLLLNLSLSAGNLLLGAALGFLAPIMFAPLRPLPIKIRRPGVIIKLFFLVGRDVIASNIAVAWGVLNAGRRPPRSTFIKIPLDLRDANGLAALSMITTVVPGTIWSELALDRSVLLLHVFDLDDEAQFIEHFKTAYERPLMEIFE; this is translated from the coding sequence ATGAAGCGCCTGTTCCCTGCCCCATGGTTGTCCCTGGCGTTATGGGCCCTGTGGTTGCTGCTCAACTTGTCGCTCAGCGCAGGCAACCTGCTGCTCGGCGCGGCACTGGGCTTTTTGGCCCCGATCATGTTTGCGCCGCTGCGGCCCTTGCCGATTAAAATCCGCCGCCCTGGCGTGATCATCAAGCTGTTCTTTTTGGTTGGGCGTGACGTTATCGCCTCCAATATCGCCGTGGCTTGGGGCGTTCTCAATGCCGGCAGACGCCCGCCACGCTCGACATTTATTAAAATACCGCTCGACCTGCGCGATGCCAACGGCCTGGCGGCCTTGTCGATGATCACCACCGTGGTGCCCGGCACCATCTGGTCTGAACTGGCACTGGATCGCAGCGTGCTGCTGTTGCACGTGTTCGACCTGGATGACGAAGCGCAGTTTATCGAGCACTTCAAAACCGCTTACGAGCGCCCTTTGATGGAGATCTTTGAATGA
- the tolQ gene encoding protein TolQ produces MQATMEHMTIWGLISEASLLVQGVMLILLAASLLSWFLIIRRSAILRRSEHDIDSFTQRFRTQGDLSALYRETRDSSQEDAGAEQVFVAAYSEYSQLKQQPGIDADGVMQGIERSLYVAISEQEVRLEKGLQFLATVGSVSPYIGLFGTVWGIMNSFIGLSQVQQATLSTVAPGIAEALIATAIGLFAAIPAVIAYNRFSARGQTLLTRYYSLGNEVQMRLYRGLHAGSRNMAAAA; encoded by the coding sequence ATGCAAGCAACCATGGAACACATGACCATCTGGGGTCTGATCAGCGAAGCCAGCCTGCTGGTACAAGGCGTGATGCTGATTCTGCTCGCCGCCTCGTTGCTGAGCTGGTTTCTGATTATTCGTCGCAGTGCCATTCTGCGCCGCAGTGAGCATGACATCGACAGCTTCACCCAGCGTTTTCGAACCCAGGGTGACCTGAGCGCGTTGTATCGCGAAACCCGCGATTCGAGCCAAGAAGACGCGGGTGCCGAACAGGTGTTTGTCGCGGCCTACAGCGAATACTCGCAACTCAAACAACAGCCGGGGATTGATGCCGACGGCGTGATGCAAGGCATCGAGCGCTCACTGTATGTGGCCATCAGCGAACAGGAAGTGCGCCTGGAAAAAGGCCTGCAATTTCTCGCCACCGTGGGTTCGGTGAGCCCGTACATAGGCCTGTTTGGCACCGTGTGGGGGATCATGAACTCCTTTATCGGCTTGTCGCAGGTGCAACAGGCCACGCTGTCGACGGTCGCACCGGGCATTGCTGAAGCCCTGATCGCCACGGCCATCGGCTTGTTTGCCGCGATTCCGGCAGTCATCGCCTATAACCGCTTCTCGGCCCGTGGCCAAACCTTGCTGACCCGCTATTACAGCCTCGGCAACGAAGTCCAGATGCGCCTGTACCGTGGTTTGCACGCGGGTTCGCGGAACATGGCTGCGGCTGCTTAA
- a CDS encoding K+/H+ antiporter subunit F: protein MSALLSGAIWISLFFFSLAMVLTVIRLFKGPSAQDRVLALDYLYIVAMLMMLVLGIRYASDTYFEAALLIALFGFVGSFALAKFLLRGEVIE, encoded by the coding sequence ATGAGTGCCCTGCTCTCCGGTGCCATCTGGATCAGCCTGTTTTTCTTTAGCCTGGCGATGGTGCTGACCGTGATCCGGCTGTTCAAGGGCCCTTCGGCCCAAGACCGGGTTCTGGCCCTCGACTACTTGTACATCGTGGCCATGCTGATGATGTTGGTGCTGGGCATTCGCTATGCCAGTGATACCTACTTCGAAGCCGCCTTGCTGATCGCCCTGTTTGGCTTTGTCGGTTCGTTTGCGCTGGCTAAATTCCTGCTGCGTGGCGAGGTGATCGAATGA
- a CDS encoding TonB family protein, translating to MSAAVMHAPRVAAQPVPWTKLWRNSQAVAVTVALHSAVIAFLVLGWSVEHEMAVPAPSTLKTRLVMMPAEPVAAPPEPAPMPVVDAPPVVAKPEVVKPDPQIQARKLEQAALAHKRVEEQKQLKEAQQKVARQQAEQAEMQRQQAQAEAAAQQARVAADNARRAQQAAAAADVRQYLPISKEAPDYPQRALDKGIEGDCTVEYSVTPQGKVDSPKVVGECHPAFIRPSLVAAATFRYQPRMVDGQAVTVPGVRNTFHYKIR from the coding sequence ATGAGTGCCGCGGTGATGCACGCCCCGCGAGTGGCCGCGCAGCCTGTGCCATGGACCAAACTGTGGCGCAACAGCCAAGCGGTGGCGGTCACAGTTGCCTTGCACAGCGCGGTGATTGCCTTTTTGGTGCTGGGGTGGAGCGTGGAGCACGAAATGGCCGTTCCCGCGCCGTCGACCCTGAAAACCCGGCTGGTCATGATGCCTGCCGAACCTGTGGCTGCGCCGCCCGAGCCAGCACCGATGCCTGTGGTGGATGCGCCGCCGGTGGTTGCAAAACCCGAAGTGGTCAAGCCGGACCCGCAGATACAGGCCCGCAAGCTGGAACAGGCCGCGCTGGCGCACAAGCGGGTAGAAGAGCAGAAGCAACTCAAGGAAGCGCAGCAAAAGGTCGCCCGGCAACAGGCCGAACAGGCTGAGATGCAACGTCAGCAAGCGCAGGCCGAAGCGGCGGCGCAGCAAGCCCGCGTGGCGGCTGATAACGCCCGGCGTGCCCAGCAGGCAGCTGCGGCGGCGGACGTGCGTCAATACTTGCCGATCAGCAAAGAAGCCCCCGACTACCCGCAGCGCGCGTTGGATAAAGGCATAGAAGGCGACTGCACGGTTGAGTACTCGGTCACCCCGCAGGGCAAGGTCGACAGCCCCAAAGTGGTTGGCGAGTGCCACCCGGCGTTTATCCGGCCTTCCTTGGTGGCAGCAGCGACATTCCGCTACCAGCCGCGCATGGTTGATGGTCAGGCCGTGACGGTGCCGGGGGTGCGTAATACCTTTCACTACAAAATCCGCTAA
- a CDS encoding Na+/H+ antiporter subunit C — protein MEEVIAIAIGVLAASGTWLILRPRTFQVVMGLCLLSYGVNLFIFSMGSLFIGKEPVIKPGVPQDLLNYTDPLPQALVLTAIVISFAMTALFLVVLLASRGLTGTDHVDGREPKE, from the coding sequence ATGGAAGAAGTCATCGCTATCGCTATCGGGGTGCTCGCCGCCTCGGGTACCTGGCTGATCCTGCGCCCGCGGACCTTTCAGGTGGTCATGGGCCTGTGCTTGCTGTCGTACGGGGTCAACCTGTTCATTTTCAGCATGGGCAGCCTGTTCATCGGCAAAGAACCGGTGATCAAGCCCGGCGTGCCTCAAGACTTGCTCAACTACACCGATCCTTTGCCCCAGGCATTGGTATTGACCGCAATCGTCATCAGTTTTGCCATGACCGCGCTGTTTCTGGTGGTCTTGCTGGCCTCTCGGGGCCTGACCGGTACCGACCATGTGGATGGCCGGGAGCCTAAAGAATGA
- a CDS encoding DASS family sodium-coupled anion symporter — MNAPATTPTPAAEKLKLPIGLVVAVLVMVGVLMMPLPADLPVAGHRMLAILAFAVVVWITEAVSYEASAIMITSLMAFLIGMAPTLQDPSKLYGTNAGITMALTGFSNAALALVAGALFIAAAMTHTGLDRRIALVTLSRIGTSTRRILLGAIAVTILLSLVVPSATARSACVVPIMMGVILAFGVDKRSNIAAGIMIVVAQGTSIWNVGIQTAAAQNLLTVGFMDKMLGERVNWLDWLIAGAPWAIIMSAVLLFVVLKLLPPESDSIPGGKEAVEKSLAELGPMTGPQKRLMAVSIALLLAWATEGKLHSFDTTSTTYAGLVFLLLPRFGVMTWKDVQSRIPWGTVIVFGVGISLGTALLTTQAGQWLGGQVVHNTGLDQVGPLGIFAILGAFLILIHLGFASATALTSALLPILIAVLQTLPGEFNRLGMTMLLGFVVSYGFILPINAPQNMVCLGTQTFTAKQFAKVGLIVTAVGYLLMLLFGATYWSWLGWM; from the coding sequence GTGAACGCGCCTGCAACTACCCCGACGCCTGCGGCGGAGAAACTAAAGTTACCCATAGGCCTGGTCGTCGCTGTTCTGGTGATGGTGGGGGTGCTGATGATGCCATTGCCCGCCGACTTGCCGGTCGCCGGGCATCGCATGCTGGCAATTCTGGCATTTGCGGTGGTGGTGTGGATCACCGAAGCCGTGTCCTACGAAGCCAGTGCCATCATGATCACCTCATTGATGGCGTTTTTGATTGGCATGGCGCCCACCCTGCAAGACCCTTCGAAGCTCTACGGCACCAACGCCGGGATCACCATGGCCTTGACCGGGTTCTCCAATGCCGCGCTGGCGCTGGTGGCCGGGGCGCTGTTTATTGCCGCAGCCATGACCCATACCGGGCTGGACCGGCGCATCGCCCTGGTGACCCTGTCACGGATTGGTACCAGCACCCGGCGCATTCTGCTGGGGGCAATTGCAGTCACTATCTTGCTGAGTCTGGTGGTGCCGAGCGCGACCGCCCGTAGTGCCTGTGTCGTGCCGATCATGATGGGGGTGATTCTGGCGTTTGGCGTCGACAAGCGCTCCAACATCGCGGCCGGGATCATGATTGTGGTGGCACAAGGCACCAGCATCTGGAACGTCGGGATTCAAACCGCTGCCGCACAGAACCTGCTGACGGTGGGCTTTATGGACAAGATGCTGGGCGAGCGGGTGAATTGGCTCGACTGGCTGATTGCAGGCGCGCCGTGGGCCATCATCATGTCGGCCGTGCTGCTGTTTGTGGTGCTCAAACTGCTGCCGCCAGAAAGCGACAGTATCCCGGGCGGCAAAGAAGCGGTGGAAAAATCGCTGGCCGAACTGGGCCCCATGACTGGGCCGCAGAAACGCTTGATGGCGGTGTCCATTGCACTGTTGCTGGCCTGGGCTACCGAAGGCAAATTGCACAGCTTTGACACCACGTCGACCACCTACGCCGGACTGGTTTTTTTACTGTTGCCGCGTTTTGGGGTCATGACCTGGAAAGACGTGCAGTCGCGTATCCCGTGGGGCACGGTCATCGTGTTCGGGGTCGGAATCAGTTTGGGGACTGCCTTGCTCACGACTCAAGCCGGGCAATGGTTGGGCGGGCAAGTGGTGCATAACACCGGGCTGGACCAGGTCGGGCCGCTGGGGATTTTTGCGATTCTGGGGGCGTTTCTGATTTTGATCCACCTGGGCTTTGCCAGCGCCACCGCACTGACTTCGGCTTTACTGCCGATTTTGATCGCCGTGCTGCAAACGTTGCCGGGTGAATTCAATCGACTGGGCATGACCATGTTGCTGGGCTTTGTGGTGAGCTACGGCTTTATCCTGCCGATCAACGCCCCGCAAAACATGGTGTGCCTGGGCACCCAAACCTTCACCGCCAAACAGTTCGCCAAGGTCGGGCTGATCGTCACGGCGGTGGGTTACTTGCTGATGCTGCTGTTTGGTGCGACGTATTGGAGCTGGTTGGGCTGGATGTAA
- a CDS encoding monovalent cation/H+ antiporter subunit A, producing the protein MSLIVLLLLPFIGSCLAAVLPHNARNSESLLAGLIALIGTVQVAMLYPQIAHGGVIREEFMWLPSLGLNFVLRMDGFAWLFSILVLGIGALVSLYARYYMSPEDPVPRFFSFFLAFMGAMLGLVISGNLIQIVFFWELTSLFSFLLIGYWHHRSDARRGAYMALMVTGTGGLCLLAGVMLLGHVVGSYDLDVVLAAGDQIRAHSLYPILLPLILIGALSKSAQFPFHFWLPHAMAAPTPVSAYLHSATMVKAGVFLLARLWPSLSGSEEWFWIVSGAGACTLVLGAYCAMFQNDLKGLLAYSTISHLGLITLLLGLNSPLAAVAAVFHILNHATFKASLFMAAGIIDHETGTRDIRKLSGLFKLMPYTATLAMVASASMAGVPLLNGFLSKEMFFAETVFINSTAWVEIALPVIATIAGTFSVAYALRFTVDVFFGPPATDLPHTPHEPPRWMRAPVELLVFTCLMVGIFPAHTVGPLLAAAAQPVVGGELPEYSLAIWHGLNAPMIMSLIAMSGGIVLYVLLRKQLNLHRFPLPPLIQYFNGKRFFERSLVVIMRSARRIERRISTQRLQTQLFLLVLAAVIAGLIPMLYSGLSWGDRPNIPGSIVFVTLWLLAIACALGAAWQAKYHRLAALTMVSVCGLMTCVTFVWFSAPDLALTQLVVEVVTTVLILLGLRWLPRRIEEVSPLPGTLTKARIRRLRDLLLSTAVGGGMAVLSYAMLTRQTPNHISSFFLSRALPEGGGTNVVNVMLVDFRGFDTLGEITVLAAVALTVFALLRRFRPPKESMQLPAQQRLLAKDVVTDLVNPRSASDTALGFMMVPAVLVRLLLPIAFMVSMYLFMRGHNQPGGGFVAGLVMSVAFILQYMVAGTQWVEAQMSLRPLRWMGTGLLCATLTGLGSLLWGYPFLTTHTAHFSLPVLGDIHVASALFFDIGVFAVVVGATLLILTALAHQSVRAHRPALQSKTGAA; encoded by the coding sequence ATGTCCCTGATAGTTCTACTGCTTCTGCCCTTTATCGGCAGCTGTCTGGCGGCTGTTTTGCCGCACAACGCACGTAACAGTGAATCACTGCTGGCCGGTCTGATTGCTCTGATCGGTACCGTTCAAGTTGCCATGCTCTATCCGCAAATCGCCCACGGTGGCGTGATTCGTGAAGAGTTTATGTGGCTGCCAAGTCTCGGCCTCAATTTCGTCCTGCGCATGGACGGGTTTGCCTGGTTGTTCTCGATTCTGGTACTGGGCATCGGCGCCCTGGTGTCTCTCTACGCCCGTTATTACATGTCACCCGAAGACCCGGTGCCGCGGTTTTTCTCTTTTTTCCTGGCCTTCATGGGCGCGATGCTCGGGCTGGTGATCTCTGGCAACTTGATTCAGATTGTATTTTTCTGGGAACTGACCAGCCTCTTCTCGTTTTTGCTGATCGGCTATTGGCACCACCGCTCTGATGCCCGACGCGGCGCCTATATGGCGCTGATGGTCACAGGGACTGGCGGCTTGTGCCTGCTGGCGGGGGTCATGCTGCTCGGCCATGTTGTCGGCAGCTACGATTTGGACGTCGTGCTGGCCGCAGGCGATCAAATCCGGGCTCACAGTCTGTACCCCATTTTGTTACCGCTGATTCTTATCGGCGCGCTCAGTAAAAGTGCACAATTCCCGTTTCACTTCTGGCTGCCACACGCCATGGCGGCGCCCACCCCCGTGTCTGCTTATCTGCACTCGGCGACCATGGTCAAGGCCGGGGTTTTCCTGTTGGCGCGGCTCTGGCCGTCACTGTCGGGCAGTGAAGAGTGGTTCTGGATTGTCAGCGGCGCCGGGGCCTGCACCTTGGTGCTGGGCGCATACTGCGCGATGTTCCAAAACGATCTCAAAGGCCTGCTGGCCTATTCGACCATCAGCCATCTGGGGCTGATTACCCTTCTGCTGGGCCTTAACAGCCCGTTGGCCGCCGTGGCTGCGGTGTTCCACATCCTCAACCACGCCACGTTCAAGGCCTCGCTGTTCATGGCCGCCGGGATCATCGACCACGAAACCGGCACGCGGGATATTCGCAAGCTCAGCGGTCTGTTCAAGCTGATGCCGTACACCGCCACGCTGGCGATGGTGGCCAGTGCTTCGATGGCCGGTGTACCGCTGCTCAACGGCTTCTTGTCCAAAGAGATGTTCTTTGCCGAAACCGTGTTCATCAATTCCACGGCCTGGGTTGAAATCGCCCTGCCCGTGATCGCCACCATTGCCGGTACATTCAGCGTGGCCTATGCGCTGCGCTTCACGGTCGATGTGTTCTTTGGCCCTCCCGCCACCGACCTGCCGCATACCCCGCACGAGCCGCCGCGCTGGATGCGTGCTCCGGTTGAACTGCTGGTGTTCACTTGCCTAATGGTCGGGATCTTCCCGGCCCACACAGTTGGCCCTCTGCTTGCCGCTGCCGCACAACCGGTGGTGGGTGGCGAACTGCCTGAATACAGCCTGGCCATCTGGCACGGCCTGAATGCGCCAATGATCATGAGCCTGATCGCCATGTCCGGCGGCATCGTGCTGTATGTGCTGCTGCGCAAGCAGCTCAATCTCCACCGTTTCCCATTGCCACCACTTATCCAGTACTTCAACGGCAAGCGTTTCTTTGAGCGCAGCCTAGTGGTGATCATGCGCTCGGCGCGGCGCATTGAGCGGCGCATCAGCACGCAACGCCTGCAAACCCAGCTGTTTTTGCTGGTGTTGGCCGCCGTGATTGCCGGGCTGATCCCGATGCTCTACAGCGGCTTGAGCTGGGGCGACCGGCCGAACATTCCGGGCTCGATTGTGTTCGTGACCCTGTGGCTGCTGGCGATTGCCTGCGCACTGGGTGCGGCCTGGCAAGCCAAGTATCACCGTCTGGCTGCATTGACCATGGTCAGCGTCTGCGGGCTGATGACCTGCGTGACTTTCGTCTGGTTCTCGGCACCTGACCTGGCCCTGACCCAGTTGGTGGTTGAAGTCGTGACCACCGTTCTGATCCTGCTGGGCCTGCGCTGGCTGCCACGGCGGATCGAAGAAGTCTCGCCACTGCCCGGCACCCTGACCAAGGCGCGGATTCGCCGCTTGCGCGACTTGCTGTTGTCGACAGCGGTCGGCGGCGGCATGGCGGTGTTGTCATATGCCATGCTGACCCGGCAAACCCCTAACCATATTTCCTCGTTCTTCCTCAGCCGGGCCCTGCCAGAAGGCGGCGGCACCAATGTGGTAAACGTGATGCTGGTGGACTTCCGGGGCTTTGACACCTTGGGCGAAATCACCGTACTGGCCGCTGTGGCCCTGACTGTGTTTGCCCTGCTGCGCCGCTTCCGCCCACCAAAAGAAAGCATGCAGTTGCCTGCCCAGCAGCGCTTGCTGGCCAAAGACGTGGTCACTGACCTGGTCAACCCGCGTAGCGCCAGCGATACAGCACTGGGCTTTATGATGGTGCCTGCCGTGCTGGTGCGCCTGCTCCTGCCGATTGCATTTATGGTCTCGATGTACCTGTTTATGCGCGGCCACAACCAGCCGGGCGGCGGGTTCGTTGCCGGTCTGGTGATGTCGGTGGCGTTCATTCTGCAATACATGGTGGCGGGCACGCAGTGGGTCGAGGCGCAAATGAGCCTGCGTCCGCTGCGCTGGATGGGCACCGGGTTGTTGTGTGCAACCTTGACCGGTCTGGGCTCGCTGTTGTGGGGCTACCCGTTCCTGACCACCCATACCGCGCACTTCAGCTTGCCGGTGCTGGGTGATATTCACGTGGCCAGTGCGTTGTTCTTCGACATTGGCGTGTTCGCCGTGGTGGTTGGCGCCACGCTGCTGATTCTCACGGCGCTGGCTCACCAATCGGTTCGGGCCCATCGTCCCGCCCTCCAATCCAAGACGGGAGCTGCCTGA
- a CDS encoding monovalent cation/H+ antiporter subunit D, giving the protein MNLMPHLIVAPILLPLLTAACMLLLGEKHRPLKARINLVSTLIGLGISVLLLLWTQNQSSPASIGVYLPSNWQVPFGIVLVVDRLSALMLVLTGIIAFCALLFAMARWDRAGASFHALFQIQLMGLYGAFLTADLFNLFVFFEVLLAASYGLMLHGSGKARVSAGLHYISINLLASSLFLIGAALIYGVTGTLNMADLAFKIPLVPEADRGLLHAGAAILAIAFLAKAGMWPLNFWLVPAYSSASAPVAALFAIMTKVGIYTVLRLWTLLFSGQAGASAYFAGDWLIYGGMATIVCAAIAILAAQRLERMASLSILVSAGILLSAAGFAQPNLTAAALFYLVSSTLALSALFLLAELIERSRSSSDGLIEEDVETLPTLIEPPPRGSNLDDEQKVVVGQIIPWAMAFLGLSFIACALLIIGMPPLSGFIGKLSLINALLNPAGLGNEINAPLSTAAWCLLALLILSGLASLIAFSRMGIQRFWTPLERSSPILRRIECVPIVLLLGLCVVLTIKAEPLLRYTQAAADTLNNPERYVMAVMGARPVPSPEAKAALQEIQP; this is encoded by the coding sequence ATGAATCTGATGCCGCATCTGATTGTCGCGCCCATTCTGCTACCGCTACTGACCGCTGCCTGCATGCTGTTGCTGGGTGAAAAACATCGCCCGCTCAAAGCCCGGATCAACCTGGTATCGACCCTGATCGGCCTGGGCATCTCTGTGCTGTTGCTGCTCTGGACGCAAAATCAAAGCAGCCCGGCCTCGATTGGCGTGTACCTGCCGAGCAACTGGCAAGTGCCGTTCGGTATTGTCCTGGTCGTTGATCGCCTGTCGGCGCTGATGCTGGTGCTCACGGGGATTATCGCCTTCTGCGCGCTGCTGTTCGCCATGGCCCGCTGGGACCGCGCCGGTGCCAGTTTTCATGCGCTGTTCCAGATCCAGTTAATGGGTTTGTACGGCGCCTTCCTGACTGCCGACCTGTTTAACCTGTTCGTGTTCTTTGAAGTATTGCTGGCCGCGTCCTACGGGCTGATGCTGCACGGCTCGGGCAAGGCCCGGGTCTCGGCGGGCCTGCACTACATCTCGATCAACCTGCTGGCCTCATCACTGTTCCTGATTGGCGCGGCATTGATCTACGGCGTCACCGGCACCCTGAACATGGCCGACCTGGCGTTTAAAATCCCGCTGGTACCGGAAGCCGATCGCGGCCTGCTGCATGCCGGCGCCGCGATTCTGGCCATCGCTTTCCTGGCCAAAGCCGGTATGTGGCCGCTGAATTTCTGGCTAGTACCCGCCTACTCTTCCGCCAGCGCCCCGGTGGCCGCGCTGTTCGCGATCATGACCAAAGTCGGGATCTACACCGTGCTTCGGTTATGGACGCTGTTGTTCTCGGGACAGGCCGGGGCGTCGGCCTACTTTGCCGGTGACTGGCTGATCTACGGCGGCATGGCCACTATTGTCTGCGCCGCCATTGCCATCCTTGCCGCACAGCGACTGGAGCGCATGGCCAGCCTGAGCATTTTGGTGTCGGCCGGCATTCTGTTGTCGGCCGCAGGTTTTGCCCAACCTAACCTGACGGCTGCGGCGCTGTTCTATCTGGTCAGCTCAACCCTGGCGTTGAGTGCCTTGTTCCTGCTGGCCGAGTTGATTGAACGCTCGCGTTCATCCAGCGATGGGCTGATTGAGGAGGATGTCGAAACGCTGCCGACTTTGATCGAGCCGCCCCCACGCGGAAGCAACCTGGACGACGAACAAAAAGTCGTGGTCGGACAGATCATTCCCTGGGCGATGGCATTTCTGGGGTTGAGCTTTATTGCTTGCGCCCTGCTGATTATCGGCATGCCGCCGTTATCGGGGTTTATTGGCAAACTCAGCTTGATCAATGCACTGCTTAACCCGGCCGGTTTGGGCAACGAAATCAACGCGCCCCTCTCAACGGCCGCCTGGTGCCTGCTGGCACTGCTGATTCTATCTGGGCTGGCGTCACTGATTGCATTCTCGCGCATGGGTATACAGCGCTTCTGGACACCGCTGGAGCGATCATCGCCCATCCTGCGACGCATTGAATGCGTGCCCATCGTGCTGCTGCTCGGGCTGTGCGTCGTGCTGACCATCAAGGCTGAACCACTGCTGCGTTATACCCAAGCTGCGGCTGATACCCTCAACAACCCTGAGCGTTATGTGATGGCGGTGATGGGCGCACGCCCGGTGCCGAGCCCTGAAGCCAAGGCTGCCCTGCAGGAGATTCAGCCATGA
- a CDS encoding Na+/H+ antiporter subunit G — MNSVSELSLWIEIPVAVLLVLSSVFALCGAVGLLRLKEFFQRMHPPALASTIGAWCVALASILYFSALKSTPILHAWLIPILLAITVPVTTLLLARTSLFRKRMAGEDVPAEVSSGGRSEGGS, encoded by the coding sequence ATGAATTCCGTCAGCGAACTGTCGCTTTGGATTGAAATACCGGTGGCCGTGCTGCTGGTGCTCAGCAGCGTATTTGCGTTGTGTGGTGCAGTGGGGTTGTTGCGCCTCAAAGAGTTTTTTCAGCGCATGCACCCGCCCGCACTGGCTTCAACCATTGGTGCCTGGTGCGTGGCCCTGGCTTCGATCCTGTACTTCTCGGCCCTTAAATCGACGCCCATATTGCATGCTTGGCTGATTCCGATCTTGCTGGCCATCACCGTGCCGGTAACGACCTTGCTGTTGGCCCGTACTTCGTTGTTTCGCAAGCGGATGGCGGGGGAAGATGTCCCCGCCGAAGTCAGCAGTGGTGGGCGCAGTGAGGGTGGGAGCTAA